A window of the Sphaerobacter thermophilus DSM 20745 genome harbors these coding sequences:
- a CDS encoding aspartate aminotransferase family protein produces the protein MSSGSRRGGNVYREPGSAAADLFERARRVLPGGNTRTTVYSAPYPPYAARGRGAVIVDADGEERLDFVNNYTALIHGHADPDINEAVIRQLADGVAFAMPTEHEIALAELLTERVPSLQQVRFTNSGTEAVMMAIKAARAYTGRPRIAKFDGCYHGSYDFAEVSTQSSGKPGEDGFPVATPYTGGTPQAVLDSVVVLPFNDIDGTERLIEQHRDELAAVLIDPNPRSLGLYPAEPAFLQRLREITRAYGIVLIFDEVISLRSDYGGMQSVLGVTPDLTAMGKIIGGGFPVGAVGGSAEVMSVFDPTGGPPRAPHGGTFNANPVTMVAGLTAMRKLTPAEFDRLATLGQQLRAGVEEVLREAGVPGQVTGYGSLFHIHLHQRPLADYRNSVLSAQERAFVGRVHEALMGRGIFITPALFGCLSTPMGVPEVEAFVDAFAAALQDARG, from the coding sequence ATGAGCAGCGGCAGCCGACGAGGTGGGAACGTTTACCGGGAGCCGGGGTCGGCCGCGGCGGACCTGTTCGAGCGAGCACGCCGGGTGCTCCCTGGAGGCAACACCCGCACAACCGTCTACAGCGCGCCCTACCCGCCCTACGCGGCCCGGGGCCGTGGCGCGGTTATCGTCGATGCCGACGGGGAGGAACGGCTCGACTTCGTCAATAACTACACCGCGCTCATCCACGGCCACGCCGACCCGGACATCAACGAGGCGGTCATCCGCCAGCTCGCGGACGGCGTGGCCTTCGCGATGCCGACCGAACACGAGATCGCCCTCGCGGAGCTGCTCACGGAGCGCGTGCCGTCGCTGCAGCAGGTGCGCTTCACCAACTCTGGTACCGAGGCGGTGATGATGGCGATCAAGGCGGCGCGCGCTTACACGGGTCGGCCGCGGATCGCGAAGTTCGACGGCTGCTACCACGGTTCCTACGACTTCGCAGAGGTGAGCACGCAGTCCAGTGGGAAACCCGGGGAAGACGGGTTCCCTGTGGCGACGCCGTACACCGGCGGCACACCTCAGGCAGTGCTGGACTCGGTGGTGGTCCTCCCCTTCAACGACATCGACGGGACCGAGCGGCTGATCGAGCAGCACCGGGACGAGCTGGCGGCGGTGCTGATCGACCCGAACCCGCGCAGCCTCGGGCTGTACCCGGCCGAACCGGCATTCCTCCAGCGGCTGCGAGAGATCACTCGTGCCTACGGCATCGTGCTGATCTTCGACGAGGTCATCTCGCTCCGCTCGGACTACGGCGGGATGCAGTCGGTGCTCGGGGTGACTCCGGACCTGACGGCGATGGGGAAGATCATCGGCGGTGGCTTCCCGGTTGGGGCAGTAGGAGGCTCGGCCGAGGTGATGTCGGTCTTCGACCCAACCGGCGGACCGCCGCGGGCGCCGCACGGGGGGACGTTCAATGCCAACCCTGTGACGATGGTCGCCGGGTTGACGGCGATGCGCAAGCTGACACCTGCCGAGTTCGACCGGCTCGCTACCCTGGGGCAACAGTTACGGGCGGGCGTCGAGGAGGTGCTGCGCGAGGCTGGCGTGCCGGGACAGGTGACGGGATACGGCTCGCTCTTCCACATCCACCTGCACCAGCGACCGCTCGCGGATTACCGCAACAGCGTCCTCTCGGCACAGGAGCGCGCTTTCGTCGGGCGCGTCCACGAGGCGCTGATGGGACGCGGCATCTTCATCACCCCGGCGCTGTTCGGTTGCCTCTCGACGCCGATGGGCGTGCCGGAGGTGGAGGCGTTCGTGGACGCCTTCGCCGCCGCACTCCAGGACGCGCGGGGGTAA
- a CDS encoding glycosyltransferase family 4 protein, with protein sequence MSQPAARLLYVGTYERDYPRNALTIAALRRAGFDVEEIHVPVFERTRDKTGGFLRPGSLVRLGARLVLAYTRLALRLIRRLPHADAAIFGYIGQGDVLALAPLTRFRGRPVVFNPLVTLTDTLVEDRELVRAGTLPARAIAALDWAALRCADLILVDTPQNADYLVSRFGVSPARVTVVPVGADDRLFQPREMAGTPAGPLRVLFYGKYTPLHGVPTIVEAAARLRGEDVRFEMIGVGQLAAETRALAKRLGLDSIDFHDWVPFAELPERIAAADVVLGIFGDTDKAARVVPNKVFQAMAMGAAIVTRDSPAVREVLQHDVSALLVPPADPEALADAIRTLRDPGRRRTIGAGARAAFLATGSIDALADRLRAMLRPVLAQRKPRAVVREREA encoded by the coding sequence ATGAGCCAGCCTGCGGCGCGGCTGCTCTACGTCGGCACCTACGAGCGAGACTATCCGCGCAACGCGCTGACGATCGCGGCGCTGCGCCGGGCGGGGTTCGACGTGGAGGAGATTCACGTCCCGGTCTTCGAGCGGACGCGCGACAAGACCGGGGGATTTCTCCGGCCAGGCTCGCTGGTCCGGCTCGGGGCGCGGTTGGTGCTGGCCTACACGCGGCTCGCGCTGCGGCTGATACGACGACTTCCGCACGCTGATGCGGCGATCTTCGGGTACATCGGACAGGGCGACGTGCTGGCGCTGGCGCCGCTGACGCGGTTCCGCGGGCGCCCCGTCGTATTCAACCCTCTGGTGACGCTAACCGACACGCTGGTCGAGGATCGCGAACTGGTGCGGGCCGGAACCCTTCCGGCGCGGGCGATCGCCGCGCTGGATTGGGCCGCACTGCGATGCGCCGACCTGATACTCGTCGATACGCCGCAGAACGCGGACTACCTCGTCAGCCGATTCGGCGTGTCCCCGGCGCGGGTCACGGTGGTGCCGGTGGGCGCCGACGACCGGCTCTTCCAGCCGCGCGAGATGGCTGGGACGCCTGCTGGTCCGCTCCGTGTGTTGTTCTACGGGAAGTACACGCCGCTGCACGGCGTCCCCACGATTGTCGAAGCAGCGGCGCGGTTGCGCGGCGAGGACGTTCGGTTCGAGATGATCGGCGTCGGACAGCTCGCAGCCGAGACGCGAGCGTTGGCCAAGCGCCTGGGATTGGACTCGATCGACTTCCACGACTGGGTGCCGTTTGCAGAGCTGCCCGAGCGCATCGCGGCAGCGGACGTGGTCCTCGGGATCTTCGGAGACACCGACAAGGCCGCGCGGGTGGTGCCGAACAAAGTCTTTCAGGCGATGGCGATGGGTGCCGCGATCGTGACGCGGGACAGCCCGGCTGTTCGCGAGGTATTGCAGCACGACGTATCCGCGCTGCTCGTCCCTCCCGCCGATCCCGAGGCGTTGGCCGACGCGATCCGCACACTGCGCGATCCGGGTCGGCGACGAACCATCGGCGCGGGTGCGCGGGCCGCGTTCCTGGCCACGGGGAGCATCGATGCGCTGGCGGATCGCCTGCGTGCGATGCTGCGACCGGTGTTGGCCCAGCGGAAGCCGCGGGCGGTGGTGCGGGAGCGGGAGGCATGA
- a CDS encoding lysylphosphatidylglycerol synthase transmembrane domain-containing protein: MSGEATRAAGGPRPRWRSLLLVWGPLTVALLALVASGQAGAVARAIGDARVGPLLALLVVGVALPVVHARRWQTMLRSVAAEVPLPHAVEMTVTASLVNYAVPGYAGSPVKGVLARQLHDVGFGRSLPTLAAEQVLDAAALTLGAAAGLALAGPSALAWVGELDGPSWPAVLTGGAVALGGVGAAVLVVRRYAARFVERVLASGRMLAADRGRWVPVLLLTVAYWGLNIAAVWLGARAVGLTLGPVALLLLANVPLLVGLASPLPGGLGLREGAMAGIAGVIGVPVAAIVAAAVLHRGVLVAALPLALGGARLARGYGRWR, translated from the coding sequence ATGAGCGGTGAGGCAACGCGGGCAGCCGGTGGGCCGCGCCCGCGCTGGCGATCGCTTTTGCTGGTGTGGGGCCCGCTCACTGTGGCGCTCCTGGCTCTGGTGGCCAGCGGGCAGGCGGGGGCCGTCGCACGGGCCATCGGCGACGCCCGGGTCGGGCCGCTGCTGGCGCTGTTGGTGGTAGGAGTGGCACTCCCGGTCGTCCACGCGAGACGCTGGCAGACGATGCTACGCTCCGTTGCGGCCGAAGTCCCGCTGCCCCACGCAGTGGAGATGACCGTGACCGCTTCGCTGGTGAACTATGCAGTGCCCGGCTACGCCGGCTCGCCGGTCAAGGGAGTGCTCGCCCGCCAGCTCCACGACGTCGGTTTCGGTCGCTCGTTGCCGACGCTGGCCGCGGAGCAGGTGTTGGACGCGGCGGCGCTGACACTCGGCGCGGCGGCCGGGCTGGCACTGGCGGGTCCATCCGCGCTCGCCTGGGTCGGTGAGCTGGACGGCCCGTCGTGGCCGGCGGTGCTTACGGGTGGAGCGGTCGCGCTGGGCGGAGTGGGAGCCGCTGTCCTGGTCGTGCGCCGCTACGCCGCGCGGTTCGTGGAGCGCGTGTTGGCGAGCGGGCGGATGCTCGCCGCCGACCGTGGCCGCTGGGTGCCGGTGCTATTGCTGACGGTGGCTTACTGGGGCCTGAACATCGCCGCGGTGTGGCTCGGTGCTCGGGCGGTCGGGCTGACGCTTGGCCCGGTGGCGCTGCTGCTTCTGGCGAACGTGCCACTCCTGGTCGGGCTGGCCTCGCCGCTGCCGGGCGGCCTCGGCCTACGTGAGGGGGCGATGGCGGGAATCGCAGGAGTGATCGGGGTACCGGTGGCGGCCATCGTGGCGGCGGCGGTGCTGCACCGGGGGGTGCTGGTGGCGGCGCTGCCGCTCGCGCTCGGGGGCGCCCGGCTGGCACGGGGGTATGGACGGTGGCGGTGA
- a CDS encoding glycosyltransferase 87 family protein, producing MTASAWRRLPRPATRQIAPGLAAIWAAGILIRLVLAPFTVHLDLYHVYSRAAQAAYHGEWFVWTSQLAIQTVHNIWLFLVKPLLPGAETIWSPTAAVFGLGAQPSEFRDLFLGYPHLFRALLLLKLPYLVADLGTGYLLTRLVVPERRRRVLALWLLNPIVLYTSAVFGRHDSIAVLLVVASLVAAAQGRRYLGLGLLGLGAVTRFFPFFLAPFFVLAYRRSKRDLALFAGGLAGVWLAVEVTALAATGSSPTLTLLSRYQHVDYLTDLVLPLRFGDRLFVFPLAYGLFLLWFFERSDRGARGTDAYVAAGAAMFLGMFALTFFHPPYAIWLVPFLALTIDRDGRLIAYHLAQATLLILFALHWDTQMTTDLFLPLDPDGVATLPNPRTVLAAQVPVPLFLGVVRSLFDALALWMAYRIVRERLCRAEQEVSLGPDGEAGGHGA from the coding sequence GTGACGGCGAGCGCGTGGCGCCGGCTGCCGCGCCCGGCGACCCGGCAGATCGCCCCCGGACTGGCCGCGATCTGGGCGGCGGGCATCCTCATTCGCCTGGTGCTGGCGCCGTTCACGGTGCACTTGGACCTGTACCACGTCTACTCGCGCGCGGCTCAGGCGGCCTACCATGGCGAGTGGTTCGTCTGGACGAGCCAGCTCGCCATCCAGACGGTGCACAACATCTGGCTCTTCCTCGTCAAGCCGCTGCTGCCGGGGGCCGAGACGATCTGGTCGCCCACCGCGGCGGTGTTCGGACTCGGGGCGCAACCCTCGGAGTTCCGTGATCTGTTTCTGGGGTATCCGCACCTGTTCCGGGCGCTCCTGCTTCTCAAGCTGCCGTATCTCGTCGCGGACCTTGGGACCGGTTATCTCCTGACCCGCCTGGTGGTGCCTGAGCGCCGACGGCGTGTGCTGGCGCTCTGGCTGCTCAACCCGATCGTGCTCTACACCAGCGCGGTCTTCGGGCGGCATGACAGCATCGCCGTGCTCCTGGTCGTCGCGTCGCTCGTCGCGGCGGCCCAGGGGAGGCGCTACCTCGGCCTGGGACTGCTGGGGCTGGGCGCTGTGACCCGCTTCTTCCCGTTCTTTCTGGCGCCGTTCTTTGTCCTGGCCTATCGGCGGTCGAAGCGCGACCTTGCGCTCTTCGCGGGTGGGCTGGCTGGAGTCTGGCTGGCGGTCGAGGTGACCGCGCTGGCCGCCACCGGTAGCAGCCCGACGCTGACCCTGCTGTCGCGCTACCAGCATGTCGACTACCTGACCGATCTCGTCCTGCCACTCCGCTTCGGCGACCGGCTCTTCGTCTTCCCGCTGGCGTACGGGCTCTTCCTGCTCTGGTTCTTCGAGCGCAGCGACCGCGGCGCGCGGGGCACGGACGCCTACGTCGCGGCCGGGGCAGCCATGTTTCTGGGGATGTTCGCGCTCACGTTCTTCCATCCGCCGTACGCAATCTGGCTCGTGCCCTTCCTGGCGCTGACGATCGACCGTGATGGCCGGCTGATCGCCTACCACCTGGCGCAGGCGACTCTCTTGATCCTGTTCGCACTGCACTGGGACACCCAGATGACGACCGACCTGTTCCTGCCGCTCGACCCGGACGGCGTGGCCACGCTGCCGAACCCGCGGACGGTGTTGGCAGCGCAGGTGCCGGTGCCACTCTTCCTGGGCGTCGTGCGCAGCCTGTTCGACGCGCTCGCGCTGTGGATGGCGTACCGCATCGTCCGCGAGCGGCTGTGCAGGGCTGAGCAGGAGGTGTCGCTCGGTCCTGACGGGGAGGCGGGCGGTCATGGCGCGTAG
- a CDS encoding SH3 domain-containing protein, producing the protein MLRRCAAGAVLLLMSWLLAGCRVEHLLTAELPGAAGSLMVGGTVSQVFLSPSDGLDRVSLGVVPPGPTVRRAVDSLASGATLEIHYAPEADPGYPDGHFHDWPAEHAWLGELVGDREIGQTFVSRYPNLDGITLRVATFGADLSPGEGQLREGPAVPVRRLPVDGERIIELPGGSTVRVEGSAEGWAQVRLEDGQVGYVELSQFSRLPAPSRVNDRDVVLHLYREGEAEPIRTATINASEMHDNSHVTFRFEPLPDSMGVRYRFTVASPESTPGNAVTFRYADGDVYPDGTRLEGGDPVEGDLIFRPAYSEGEPLVQVDLDRAVLSGQTQALEASFAPVPDTASRALRLVVRAGHAPLPVTWTEQLPEGGHQLQLSGGQEGPPGALVFNVGYRADLDVGALVAGVVHHVGRAARHDPAFFALYGVALVGTGGWLGWAAWRWRDGR; encoded by the coding sequence ATGCTCCGGCGGTGTGCTGCGGGCGCGGTGCTGCTGCTCATGTCTTGGCTCCTCGCGGGGTGCCGGGTCGAGCACCTGCTGACGGCCGAGTTGCCCGGCGCGGCGGGAAGCCTGATGGTCGGAGGCACGGTGAGCCAGGTGTTCCTGTCGCCGAGCGACGGCCTGGATCGGGTCAGCCTGGGCGTAGTGCCGCCGGGCCCCACGGTCCGCCGTGCGGTGGACAGCCTCGCCAGCGGCGCGACGCTGGAGATTCACTACGCGCCGGAGGCCGATCCGGGGTACCCCGACGGGCACTTCCATGACTGGCCCGCCGAACACGCCTGGCTCGGAGAGCTGGTGGGCGATCGGGAGATCGGGCAGACGTTTGTGTCGCGCTACCCGAACCTGGATGGGATCACGCTGAGGGTGGCCACCTTTGGTGCCGACCTGAGTCCGGGCGAGGGGCAACTGCGGGAGGGCCCGGCGGTGCCGGTGCGGCGCCTACCGGTCGACGGCGAGCGGATCATCGAGTTGCCGGGTGGGAGCACCGTGCGGGTCGAAGGGAGCGCCGAGGGCTGGGCGCAGGTACGGCTGGAGGACGGGCAGGTGGGCTACGTTGAGCTGTCCCAGTTCAGCCGGCTCCCGGCACCCAGCCGCGTTAATGACCGTGACGTGGTGCTACACCTGTACCGTGAGGGAGAGGCGGAACCGATCCGGACGGCGACGATCAACGCCAGTGAGATGCACGACAACAGTCACGTGACCTTCCGCTTCGAGCCGCTGCCAGACTCCATGGGCGTCCGTTACCGCTTTACCGTCGCGTCGCCCGAGTCCACGCCGGGAAACGCCGTCACCTTCCGCTATGCGGATGGAGATGTCTATCCGGATGGGACGCGCCTCGAAGGTGGCGATCCGGTCGAAGGCGACCTGATCTTCCGCCCGGCGTACTCAGAGGGCGAGCCGCTCGTCCAGGTCGACCTCGACCGCGCGGTGCTGTCCGGGCAGACGCAGGCGCTGGAGGCTTCATTCGCGCCGGTGCCGGACACCGCGAGCCGCGCCCTGCGGCTGGTCGTCCGGGCGGGGCACGCGCCCTTGCCCGTGACCTGGACGGAGCAGCTCCCCGAGGGGGGCCACCAATTGCAGCTCTCGGGCGGCCAGGAAGGACCGCCGGGTGCCCTGGTGTTCAACGTCGGGTACCGGGCCGACCTCGACGTGGGGGCGCTGGTAGCCGGGGTCGTGCACCACGTCGGACGGGCAGCGCGGCACGATCCAGCCTTCTTCGCACTGTACGGCGTTGCGCTGGTGGGGACCGGCGGCTGGCTCGGCTGGGCGGCATGGAGGTGGCGGGATGGTCGTTGA
- a CDS encoding class I SAM-dependent methyltransferase, translating into MVVDRSERSCLLCGARFTGRAFLCRSCADAYRHGPIPAEVRRRFYEAIDRVYPTWSNTYEEYNPPVGLLAFLATLPRTVRVLEIGAGGGFALRAMERMGFRRLVGLDLTATSLAEARRRVPGARLIAADAERLPLGDGSVDVVLSSDLLEHLPDVDGHLAEVARVLRPGGHYLIKTPNRRPAEAYYRLRGLYDYHFWHPSMCTPGELERRLARQGFECTFVSPARLTQAQVRKIPVARLRPLAAQVPIGWLPNGLRPHLEVVATRR; encoded by the coding sequence ATGGTCGTTGATCGGTCTGAGCGGTCGTGCCTGCTCTGCGGTGCCCGGTTTACCGGCCGCGCCTTCCTCTGCCGAAGCTGCGCCGACGCCTACCGCCACGGACCGATCCCGGCGGAGGTACGGCGGCGCTTCTACGAGGCGATCGACCGTGTCTACCCCACCTGGTCGAATACCTATGAGGAGTACAACCCTCCCGTCGGGCTGCTCGCGTTCCTGGCGACGCTGCCGCGGACGGTGCGGGTGCTGGAGATCGGAGCCGGAGGCGGCTTCGCGCTGCGGGCCATGGAGCGGATGGGGTTCAGACGGCTGGTCGGGCTGGACCTCACAGCGACCAGCCTTGCTGAGGCCCGGCGGCGTGTGCCGGGCGCGCGGTTGATCGCGGCCGACGCCGAGCGGCTGCCGCTGGGGGACGGCAGCGTGGACGTGGTGCTGTCGAGTGACCTGCTAGAGCACCTGCCAGATGTGGACGGGCACCTGGCCGAGGTCGCGCGGGTGCTGCGGCCGGGTGGCCACTACCTGATCAAGACGCCGAACCGCCGTCCAGCCGAGGCGTACTACCGCCTGCGGGGGCTGTACGACTACCACTTCTGGCACCCGTCGATGTGCACGCCGGGCGAGTTGGAGCGCAGGCTGGCGCGGCAGGGGTTTGAATGCACCTTCGTGTCGCCCGCGAGGCTCACGCAGGCGCAGGTGCGGAAGATCCCCGTGGCGCGCCTGCGCCCCCTGGCAGCGCAGGTACCGATCGGCTGGCTGCCTAACGGACTGCGGCCGCACCTGGAGGTAGTGGCGACGCGGCGGTGA
- the ggt gene encoding gamma-glutamyltransferase, with protein sequence MTRGEGTRRAVVMAREGMVATAHPLATAAGLDVLRRGGNAMDAAIAAALVTGVTLPAMCGLGGDAFMIYYDGRTGEVTAINGSGIAPQAASREYFVERGYEKMPFTGLLSVAVPGAVHAYFTAMERFGTMEPADLFAPAIRYAEEGFPLTTEGNQTIAAYAEGMSRFPTSAEIYLPGGAPPKPGHLLRNPNLARSMRLIVEGGPEVFYQGEIAEEIARFMAENGGLMTVEDLAGHESVVYQPLQTEYRGYTVYQTSLPSQGIIMLEELNILSNADLAAMGAGSADTIHLMVETKKLAFADRLAYCGDPKFIQVPLETLLSPEFARERFKAIDMSRAMERCDAGIIPEQVGDTTYLCVVDRDGNAVSLIHSLSAAFGSQVVAGNTGILLNNRAGRGFTLEEGHPNVIAPGKRTMHTLNCYLVTQGGKLRWVGGTPGGDGQPQWNMQVITNLIDFGMNVQEAIEAPRWLSFPGTDPANLPNDFVLRIEGRAGAEVIEDLRRRGHRVEVLGDWAAGGAAQVIEVDPETGTLFGGSDPRTEGLALGY encoded by the coding sequence GTGACGCGAGGCGAGGGAACGCGGCGCGCCGTGGTGATGGCGCGCGAGGGGATGGTGGCGACGGCCCACCCGCTGGCGACGGCGGCGGGGCTGGACGTCCTGCGACGGGGCGGCAACGCCATGGACGCGGCGATCGCCGCGGCGCTCGTGACCGGGGTGACGCTCCCGGCGATGTGCGGGCTCGGCGGCGACGCTTTCATGATCTACTATGACGGCCGCACTGGCGAGGTGACGGCGATCAACGGCTCGGGCATCGCCCCACAGGCGGCCAGCCGCGAGTACTTCGTGGAGCGGGGCTACGAGAAGATGCCGTTCACGGGGCTGCTCTCGGTCGCGGTGCCTGGCGCGGTGCACGCCTACTTCACCGCCATGGAGCGCTTCGGCACGATGGAGCCGGCCGACCTCTTCGCCCCGGCCATCCGCTATGCCGAGGAGGGCTTCCCCCTCACGACCGAAGGCAACCAGACGATCGCCGCCTACGCGGAGGGGATGAGCCGCTTCCCGACATCGGCTGAGATCTACCTGCCCGGCGGCGCGCCGCCCAAGCCGGGGCACCTGCTGCGCAACCCCAATCTGGCGCGGTCGATGCGCCTGATCGTCGAGGGCGGACCGGAGGTCTTCTACCAGGGCGAGATCGCGGAGGAGATCGCCCGGTTCATGGCCGAGAACGGCGGGCTGATGACCGTCGAGGATCTGGCGGGCCACGAGTCGGTGGTGTACCAGCCGCTCCAGACCGAGTACCGCGGCTACACCGTCTACCAGACCAGTCTCCCAAGCCAGGGCATCATCATGCTGGAGGAACTCAACATCCTCTCTAACGCCGACCTGGCTGCCATGGGTGCAGGCAGCGCCGACACCATCCACCTGATGGTCGAGACCAAAAAGCTCGCCTTTGCCGACCGGCTGGCCTACTGCGGCGACCCGAAGTTCATCCAGGTGCCGCTGGAAACCCTGCTAAGCCCTGAATTCGCCCGCGAGCGCTTCAAGGCGATCGACATGAGCCGGGCGATGGAGCGGTGCGATGCCGGGATCATCCCCGAGCAAGTGGGCGACACGACCTACCTCTGCGTGGTGGACCGCGACGGCAACGCCGTCTCGCTCATCCACAGCCTCTCGGCCGCCTTCGGGAGCCAGGTGGTGGCGGGGAACACCGGCATCCTGCTGAACAACCGGGCGGGCCGTGGCTTCACCCTGGAGGAAGGCCACCCGAACGTCATCGCCCCCGGCAAGCGGACGATGCACACGCTCAACTGCTACCTCGTCACCCAGGGCGGGAAGCTGCGCTGGGTCGGCGGCACGCCGGGCGGCGACGGCCAGCCGCAGTGGAACATGCAGGTGATCACGAACCTGATCGACTTCGGCATGAACGTGCAGGAGGCGATCGAGGCCCCGCGCTGGCTGAGCTTCCCCGGCACCGACCCGGCCAACCTGCCGAACGACTTCGTGCTCCGCATCGAGGGCCGGGCTGGGGCCGAGGTGATTGAGGACTTGCGGCGGCGTGGTCACCGCGTCGAGGTGCTGGGCGACTGGGCTGCCGGCGGGGCGGCACAAGTCATCGAGGTGGACCCCGAAACCGGGACGCTCTTCGGCGGCTCGGACCCGCGCACTGAAGGCCTGGCGCTGGGGTACTAG
- a CDS encoding helix-hairpin-helix domain-containing protein: MNRSTVTNHEAALILLNIATILEMTAGNPYRVRAYRRAARRLLALREPATEYLTPSGELALPGLGTRLRRKLGELFTEGEMRFYRDLYHSLPEELLRLMEVEGIGPRRALRLHVELGLGSPEDVVQAAEAGRIRKLYRFGEKLEANLAEAARAAIAARRTEPVALPQAA, translated from the coding sequence ATGAACCGATCGACCGTGACCAACCATGAGGCGGCGCTGATCCTCCTCAACATCGCCACCATCCTGGAGATGACCGCCGGGAACCCCTACCGCGTGCGAGCGTATCGGCGTGCCGCTCGCCGGCTGCTGGCGCTGCGAGAGCCAGCGACCGAGTATCTGACCCCTTCAGGGGAACTGGCGTTGCCGGGGCTGGGGACGCGGCTGCGGCGTAAGCTGGGCGAACTCTTCACCGAGGGCGAGATGCGGTTCTACCGCGACCTCTACCACAGCCTGCCGGAGGAGCTGCTGCGGCTGATGGAAGTGGAGGGGATCGGGCCGCGCCGGGCGCTGCGGCTCCATGTCGAACTGGGGCTCGGCTCGCCGGAGGACGTGGTCCAGGCGGCAGAGGCAGGCCGCATCCGGAAGCTATACCGCTTCGGGGAGAAGCTGGAGGCGAACCTCGCTGAGGCTGCGCGAGCGGCGATCGCCGCGCGGCGCACTGAGCCCGTGGCACTACCCCAGGCTGCCTAG